A region from the Aegilops tauschii subsp. strangulata cultivar AL8/78 chromosome 5, Aet v6.0, whole genome shotgun sequence genome encodes:
- the LOC120964246 gene encoding protein transport protein Sec61 subunit beta has translation MVINGDALARGSAAAAASLRRRRTTSGAAGGGGGASTMLQFYTDEAAGRKMSPNAVLIMSIGFVAVVAVLHVFGKLYR, from the coding sequence ATGGTGATTAATGGTGATGCACTTGCAAGGGGGAGTGCAGCAGCTGCTGCAAGCTTGCGCAGACGTAGAACCACCAGCGGTGCtgctggaggtggtggtggtgccaGTACAATGCTTCAGTTCTACACTGATGAGGCTGCTGGGCGCAAGATGTCCCCAAATGCTGTTCTGATCATGAGCATAGGGTTTGTTGCCGTCGTTGCTGTGCTCCATGTTTTCGGCAAGCTGTACCGTTAG